The Acinetobacter sp. WCHA45 DNA window ATTGGCATCTAACACTAATTTATAGGCATATTTACTTAGGTTTTGATCCATAGTCGCATGAACAGCTTGCGCTAAAGGTGGGCTATCTAAAAGCACGCCAATTTCAGTGTTCAGGTATGCTGAGCGTGGATCAAAATTAAATGAACCAATAAAAACTTGCTTTTCATCTAGCGCCATCAGTTTGGCATGTAAACTGGAACGGCTTAGTCCTTTGATATTTACTTTTGCTTTCTTCGCGAGTTCTTCAGTATGTTTATCGAGATCATTTTTATTTAAGGCTGGGAGGAACTCATATAGCTGTACACCATGTTCCAGTAAATCCTGACGATATTTTCCATAAAATGCATGAACAACAGCGACATCGTTTGCCTGAAATGAGTTTGTGAGCACTCGAACCTCGATTCCATCTTTTGCAAGATCATTGAGAATTTTGGCCCCCTTTTTTTCAGGGACAAAGTAAGCTGAGATGAGGTCAATATTTTTTTCAGGTTGTTCTAAATGGTTAATCAATTGGAAATTAAGATGTTCTTGTTTTTTGGCTTTTGATTTAATTTTGTCAGGAGAGTCTTTTACAACTTCAGCTTTTACCCAGTTTAAAGGAATATCCCGACTGATAATTGAATCAATTGCCTGTGAGTTGCCAGTCAGATCAAGATAATTCTGTACCGTTGCTCTCTTATAATGCTCATCAAGTTGCTGTTTTAGGCTCTCATAGCTTAAGCGATGAGCATTTTGATTGACAATCTCCCTTACATCGTAAGCGTAACTGTGATTCCAGTATTCGTCAAAAGATTGTGAAATGTCATTTACTGCTTTACCTACCAACATCACATCGACATCAGAAAACTGATAGTTATCACTCACGTTATAGTATTGATTCGTCATATTACGTCCACCAATCAAGGCAACTTGTTGGTCTGCAATAAAACTTTTGTTATGCATTCTGCGGTTGATTCGTTTTAAGTCCAAAACCATATCAAGCGCACGGTATTTGCGAAAACGATAGGGATTGAATAATTTAACTTCAATATTTGGATGCTGTGCTAGAGCTAAGAAGATGCCTTCAGTTTTTTTTGCGTTATTATCATCAATAAGTAATCGCACTTTGACACCACGATCTGCTGCGCGAATCAGCGCATGCAAAGCAAGAGCACCTACTTTGTCATTGTCCCAAATATAATATTGCAAATCTAAGGTTTTCTCTGCCTTATCAATTAAACGTAGTCGTGCTGCTAACGCTTCTAGGGGTTCAAATAAAACATGATAACCCGTCAATCCAGGATTTTGTTGTTCTAAAGGTTGAATGATCTGAGCCAAAGTTGTCTGATTTATTTCTAATTGTTGAATGTTAGATTGTTGTATTGGCTCTATTTTATGTTTAGGTAGTGTGCTGCATCCTGTGATTGTGATCGCAATACTGCAATAAATCGCAAGCATACTTTTATTGTAAGTAGTTGTACTTATTTTTGTATGTTTGCGATTTAGATGAGAAAATTGCGTCATAATCTTTACTGATTAAAAGTTGGACTTGAGTATAGCATTTCATCAAAAATTATAAATATGAGATGCGATGTATGCCCTAATGTCAGATTAATGAGAGTGGTAATGTCGAATTCGGACACAGTTATATTAATTTTCTATATTATTTTTATTGTTTTAGCCTTGTGGGCATTCGCTCAGGCATGGATTCATCAAGCAAGAACTGAAACGATTCATCCTTTTAAAGCTTTTGTACATCTAGCAGCATTTTATCTTTCTTATTTATTAGTTCCTCTCTGGTTTTTTACCTTGTATGCAGGTTGGTCTGAATTTTATAGTTTACATGAGAGTATTTTTGTTTTCCTTTTAACGAGCATATTGATTTATGCACGATTTATTGAACCACATATGGTTCATATTAAACATCATCAATACCGTTTAAATCCAGATCGTGATTTTATTCGACCTGTTAAAGTGGCCTTAATTGCAGATATGCATGTGGGATTGTTTTCTGGTCATGAACGTCAATTAAAAAGCATTGTTAAAAAGTTAAATGACGCTAAACCAGATATTGTAGTGGTTGCAGGTGATTGGACTTATGAACCTGAGAATCGCTTAATTCAGGAACTCTCAGTACTAAAACAAATTCATGCCCCTGTATATTCTGTCCCCGGTAACCATGATGAGCAGTATCCTGGTCCACCTATACAAACATTATTAAAAGATGCATTAGAGCAGAATAATGTGATTGATATAGAAGGGCAGATTATCGATTTTGATGAGTTTCGATTAATTGGAATTGGTGATTTATGGGCGGGTAAAGCAAATATGCGATTTATGCCAGACTTACCACAAGATAAACCATGGCTCATTTTATCTCATAACCCTGATACAGTAGATATGGTGCCAGCATTACCTACACGACCATTAATGCTTGCTGGTCATACACATGGAGGGCAAATCGAACTTCCTTGGATTACAACGTATATTATGAAAAAAGTGTCTATTTTGGGGCACAAAAAAGGTTTTTATACACATGAACATGCTGATGTATTTGTAACGGTGGGAACTGGAATGGTTGGTGTTCCATTTCGATTTCGAGTTCCACCGACGATTGATATTATTGAACTCATATAAATTAAAAAAGCCAACTTTAAATAGTTGGCTTTTTAAAAAAATTACAAGTTAAGGAATAATAATAATCGTAACTCGGCGGTTATTCGCGCGGTTCTCATCAGACGTATTGGGCACGAAAGGTTGGCTTGCACCACGACCAATCACAGTGACATTATTTGGCTTGAAACCCTGATGAATAAAAATCGAAGAAACGCTTTGAGCGCGTTCTTCAGACAATTTCTGGTTATACTCAGGATTACCAATATCATCAGTGTGACCCACAACTTTTAATTTTTGCAGATCATATTTGTTCAATTGATTGGCAAGACGAACGATTTCTCTTTGATGTTCAGGTTTGATATCTGCTTTGTTAAAGTCGAAAAGTAAACGTTCAGGTAGACCCAGACTCCAACCTTCTTCTGTTAAAATGAAACCTTCTTTTTTAAGCATTTTGACTTGACGATATTTCAAAGAACCAAAACTTAAACAGCCAGCCAATGTTAGGCAGAGTAACGCTACAAAGGAGATCTTAAAAGTGTGAGCGCGCATAACATGTCCTAAATTTCTGGTTTATAAAGAAACCAATGTGGATTTAAATTTTTAGCTTTATACATTGCTTGATCTGCTTGCATGACTAAATCATCTGGATTGTCTGCAAACTGTGAAAATGCAATCCCTAAACTAAAGCTAAAATGGATAAGTTGACCGTTAAAATCCAAAGGCTCATCACAACTTGCTAGTAAACCTTCAGCGATTGTTTGTAAATGATCAGAATGATGGATGGTATGCAAAATGATTGCGAATTCATCCCCACCCAAACGAGCAATAAAGTCTTCTTGTCTGACAGACTGCATTAATCGATTTGCCATTTCTCTTAATACCGCATCACCAGCAAGATGACCATAATGATCATTAATTGCTTTAAACTTATTATTATCTATGAAAATCAGTGCAGAATTGTGACGAAATTGCTTATTTTTAAAAATATTGAGCAATTCTTCATAAAAATAGTGTCGATTAGGTAAACCTGTGAGCTGGTCATGGCGAGCTTGAAATGAAAGTTGGAGATTCTCTTTCTGTAAATGAGTATGCCAAACTTGTATTTCTTCTAAGAGCTCATTAAATACCGTATTAAGATTTTGAAACTCTTTAATATGGTTATTTGGAAAACGTAAGTTGTAAGCTTTTTGGTCACTCACTAATTGAGCAATATGGGTTAATGGTTTGATCGCTTGCATGATTTGGCGATAGGTAAGATTAACCGACCATAACAGTGCAATCACAATAAAAAACATTGATATGGCAAGG harbors:
- a CDS encoding phospholipase D family protein, whose product is MLAIYCSIAITITGCSTLPKHKIEPIQQSNIQQLEINQTTLAQIIQPLEQQNPGLTGYHVLFEPLEALAARLRLIDKAEKTLDLQYYIWDNDKVGALALHALIRAADRGVKVRLLIDDNNAKKTEGIFLALAQHPNIEVKLFNPYRFRKYRALDMVLDLKRINRRMHNKSFIADQQVALIGGRNMTNQYYNVSDNYQFSDVDVMLVGKAVNDISQSFDEYWNHSYAYDVREIVNQNAHRLSYESLKQQLDEHYKRATVQNYLDLTGNSQAIDSIISRDIPLNWVKAEVVKDSPDKIKSKAKKQEHLNFQLINHLEQPEKNIDLISAYFVPEKKGAKILNDLAKDGIEVRVLTNSFQANDVAVVHAFYGKYRQDLLEHGVQLYEFLPALNKNDLDKHTEELAKKAKVNIKGLSRSSLHAKLMALDEKQVFIGSFNFDPRSAYLNTEIGVLLDSPPLAQAVHATMDQNLSKYAYKLVLDANKKITWRRETPQGPVIYTKEPRMKWWQKAGMKIISWLPIEGFM
- a CDS encoding metallophosphoesterase, whose protein sequence is MSNSDTVILIFYIIFIVLALWAFAQAWIHQARTETIHPFKAFVHLAAFYLSYLLVPLWFFTLYAGWSEFYSLHESIFVFLLTSILIYARFIEPHMVHIKHHQYRLNPDRDFIRPVKVALIADMHVGLFSGHERQLKSIVKKLNDAKPDIVVVAGDWTYEPENRLIQELSVLKQIHAPVYSVPGNHDEQYPGPPIQTLLKDALEQNNVIDIEGQIIDFDEFRLIGIGDLWAGKANMRFMPDLPQDKPWLILSHNPDTVDMVPALPTRPLMLAGHTHGGQIELPWITTYIMKKVSILGHKKGFYTHEHADVFVTVGTGMVGVPFRFRVPPTIDIIELI
- a CDS encoding OmpA family protein, with the translated sequence MRAHTFKISFVALLCLTLAGCLSFGSLKYRQVKMLKKEGFILTEEGWSLGLPERLLFDFNKADIKPEHQREIVRLANQLNKYDLQKLKVVGHTDDIGNPEYNQKLSEERAQSVSSIFIHQGFKPNNVTVIGRGASQPFVPNTSDENRANNRRVTIIIIP
- a CDS encoding diguanylate cyclase domain-containing protein, with protein sequence MISNLYQSTSLHALFRKSQFTIFAITFLICSCTFATISIFTMETHAKQNLQLLSQTLLERIQPAVVFKDKGAIDQILADYTTEHAIRSIHVYVPEHQLLAESTKQIHHTSFLQSVLDKWFLHDPIKLTVIHHKKQVGELVLYGSSENILHFLKTIIIGLAISMFFIVIALLWSVNLTYRQIMQAIKPLTHIAQLVSDQKAYNLRFPNNHIKEFQNLNTVFNELLEEIQVWHTHLQKENLQLSFQARHDQLTGLPNRHYFYEELLNIFKNKQFRHNSALIFIDNNKFKAINDHYGHLAGDAVLREMANRLMQSVRQEDFIARLGGDEFAIILHTIHHSDHLQTIAEGLLASCDEPLDFNGQLIHFSFSLGIAFSQFADNPDDLVMQADQAMYKAKNLNPHWFLYKPEI